Genomic DNA from Leptospira inadai serovar Lyme str. 10:
GAAGAAGGGCGGTATTGCCGCTCACGTTAGAGCATATTCAAAAAAAGTAATCGATATCTTTTTCCGTTGAATTCGAAACCTTCGAATTTTTAAAATTGTCCGGTGATTCTTCGTTGATAATCCCGGTATAATATTTTAGTCTTTTACAATGCTCGATTTGCCGACGGATATCGCCTTTTTGAAGACTGTCTCTGTAGCGCAGCTATGCTTTCTCATTCTGAATTTTCTGCTTAGACTTAAGGGATCCCTTCAGGGAGTTTTAGGGAGCTTGTTCTGCGTTAGTTTAATCGCTTATTTTATCTGTCCTCTCTTGGATAACGGCGGATTGAATCCGATCCTATTCTATGCGATTCACATCGGTTGTTTTTCGGTAACGACTTTTTTCTACCTATTCGTTTCGAGTATGTTCTCGGATGCCTTTCGCTTAAACCTTTGGCATGGAGCACTCTTTATTTTTATTAATTCGCTTTGTTTTTATATTTTCATAGTTTTGGACATCGAGAACGACCCTTCTCCGATTTCCAAAATACTTTTCAGTCTACCTCAACTTTTCTATCTTGGGATCGTTCTATTCACGTTAGGACGGGTTTTGAAGGATAAAAATATAGATTTAATGGAATCAAGACGGGAATTCAGGGTGATCTTCGTTTGGATCACGGGAATATATTGTATCTTTGTAATACTCATGGAGGTTATCACCAAAAACCTAAGTTATTCGGCGGTTTGCGATTTTGTGAATTCCTTTTTTATCACCCTGCTTATTTTCTTTTTTTCTTATAAACTATTTGATTTTAGGGAGAATATCTTTCTTATATCTAAAAACCAGTGGCTCGAAGAAGGGATCGATGAAAATCTTCTGGAAAAGTTGATTCTTTTAATGGACAGGGAGCGAATCTTTCTGCAGGAAAATCTGACTATTGCGAACCTTTCGCGAAAGCTGAACACTCACGAAAAGAAGGTTAGAAAACTGATCAACAAAGGATTAGGCTACAGAAATTTCAACGAATTCCTAAACCACTATAGAATTCGGGAAGCGGCAAAGATTCTAGTCGATCCTGCTAAACAGGACGCTCAGGTTTTAAGAATCGCCATGGACCTGGGCTACGGATCACTTGCGCCTTTCAATCGCGCGTTTAAAGAAATGATGGGAGTCACTCCCTCCGATTTTAGAAGA
This window encodes:
- a CDS encoding helix-turn-helix domain-containing protein gives rise to the protein MKTVSVAQLCFLILNFLLRLKGSLQGVLGSLFCVSLIAYFICPLLDNGGLNPILFYAIHIGCFSVTTFFYLFVSSMFSDAFRLNLWHGALFIFINSLCFYIFIVLDIENDPSPISKILFSLPQLFYLGIVLFTLGRVLKDKNIDLMESRREFRVIFVWITGIYCIFVILMEVITKNLSYSAVCDFVNSFFITLLIFFFSYKLFDFRENIFLISKNQWLEEGIDENLLEKLILLMDRERIFLQENLTIANLSRKLNTHEKKVRKLINKGLGYRNFNEFLNHYRIREAAKILVDPAKQDAQVLRIAMDLGYGSLAPFNRAFKEMMGVTPSDFRRRKMTEKV